One genomic window of Candidatus Limnocylindria bacterium includes the following:
- the murF gene encoding UDP-N-acetylmuramoyl-tripeptide--D-alanyl-D-alanine ligase has translation MFTLEQLLTATGGRVIQGTPRADERFVGGAFDSRIVQPGEVFFALRDQRDGHEFVADAFARGARAAVVDRAVPTPDDALLIEVSQPLHALRRLAEALRDAHPIPAVGITGNVGKTTTKEATAAALGARFRVLRTAASFNNEIGVPLTFLRLEPTHEVAVIELGFYVPGEIADLCRLVRPRIGIITEIPAIPVHFARTPNVEAIAAGKAELIESLPDDGIALLNADSPRVRALAPRTRARVVLFGESDDAQLRATDIRAEGLAGLRFTAQYEGERVPVALPIPGRQLVPAALAALGAAHTLGVPLDEAALTLGTLEQPAHRMEVRRGPGVTVIDDSYNASPAAVEAALAVLRDVPGRRIAVLGDMLELGSFSADAHEALGRDAARSTDVLIGIGELARTAVDAARAAGLAEAYWASEPGEALVVLRRMQQQGDTILVKGSHSLALDRLADTLVRPVAV, from the coding sequence GTGTTCACACTTGAACAATTACTAACGGCGACGGGCGGGCGTGTGATCCAGGGCACGCCGCGCGCAGACGAGCGGTTCGTCGGCGGTGCGTTCGATTCCCGGATCGTTCAGCCAGGTGAGGTGTTCTTCGCGCTCCGCGATCAACGGGACGGCCACGAGTTCGTGGCCGACGCATTTGCGCGAGGTGCGCGCGCGGCGGTCGTCGATCGCGCGGTTCCCACTCCCGACGATGCGCTGCTCATCGAGGTCTCGCAGCCGCTCCACGCGCTGCGCCGCCTGGCCGAGGCCCTGCGCGATGCGCATCCGATCCCGGCTGTCGGCATCACCGGGAACGTCGGCAAGACCACGACGAAGGAAGCGACCGCGGCAGCGCTCGGCGCGCGGTTCCGCGTGCTGCGGACCGCGGCATCGTTCAACAACGAGATCGGAGTTCCGCTGACGTTCTTGCGCCTCGAGCCGACACACGAGGTCGCCGTGATAGAGCTCGGCTTCTACGTCCCGGGCGAGATCGCGGATCTCTGCCGGCTCGTACGTCCGCGCATCGGGATCATCACGGAGATCCCCGCCATCCCCGTCCACTTCGCGCGCACACCGAATGTCGAGGCGATCGCCGCGGGAAAGGCGGAGCTCATCGAGTCACTGCCCGACGATGGGATCGCGTTGCTCAACGCCGACAGCCCGCGTGTCCGGGCGCTCGCGCCACGGACGCGCGCTCGCGTCGTGCTTTTTGGCGAGAGCGATGACGCGCAGCTCCGGGCCACGGACATCCGAGCCGAAGGCCTCGCCGGACTGCGCTTCACGGCGCAGTACGAGGGCGAGCGTGTCCCCGTTGCGCTGCCGATCCCCGGTCGGCAGCTCGTCCCTGCGGCACTCGCGGCGCTCGGAGCGGCTCACACCCTGGGTGTGCCCCTCGACGAGGCAGCGCTCACGCTGGGGACGCTGGAGCAGCCCGCGCATCGCATGGAGGTGCGCCGCGGCCCCGGCGTGACGGTCATCGACGACAGCTACAACGCGAGTCCCGCGGCCGTGGAGGCCGCGCTCGCGGTCCTTCGCGACGTGCCCGGACGGCGGATCGCGGTGCTCGGCGACATGCTCGAGCTCGGATCCTTCTCGGCGGACGCGCACGAAGCGCTCGGCCGCGATGCCGCGCGCAGCACGGACGTCCTCATCGGTATCGGTGAGCTGGCGCGCACCGCCGTCGATGCGGCGCGCGCGGCCGGCTTAGCGGAGGCGTACTGGGCGAGCGAGCCGGGCGAGGCGCTCGTCGTCCTGCGACGGATGCAGCAGCAGGGCGACACGATCCTGGTGAAGGGCTCGCACTCGCTCGCGCTCGACCGGTTGGCCGACACGCTCGTGCGACCGGTCGCGGTCTAG
- a CDS encoding penicillin-binding protein 2 — protein MTEGISRSRLRVLFALFAVATLLLSLRVGYWQTIGRAALLEGATDQVRSELVVEAQRGVIRDRSGQVLATTVDLRSLYAIPKRIPDHAVAAAKLAPVLATPAATIRAALDSGAEWLYLKRRLPEPVARAVEALAIPGLGFEPEPKRLYPNDALAAHVLGFVNDEGVGQYGVEGAYDKVLRGVPGRLVVERDGKDRELALGLRTAVPPKNGADLVLTIDVVVQTAAEQALRRAVEREKAPGGSIIVLDPRDGAILALASWPTFDPARVAVADPLSLQDRAVSWTFEPGSTMKAVTIAAGIDKGVVTPTTTYEDKGCMVIGGRRLCNAQGKVYGTTTVTQILERSANAGAVFVASKLGQEPLYQYLRAFGFGDATGIDLAAEASGAVRPLAEWYPVDVGTVAYGQGIAVTPLQLAMAYAAIANGGTLYRPHVVAATRDADGEHRTAPVAIRSPIGADTADTLRTMLVSTVDRGIAHGASLPGYSVGGKTGTAQIPSDDGRYVDDAYISSFAGFVPASDPRFAVVVVLERPQTKLLGTVTAMDAFHDLALDVLRNARVQPDRP, from the coding sequence GTGACGGAAGGGATCTCGCGGAGCCGTCTGCGCGTCCTGTTCGCGCTCTTCGCCGTCGCGACGCTCCTGCTTTCGCTGCGCGTCGGGTACTGGCAGACCATTGGCCGGGCCGCTCTGCTCGAAGGCGCAACGGATCAGGTGCGCAGTGAGCTCGTGGTAGAGGCGCAGCGCGGGGTGATCCGCGACCGAAGCGGTCAGGTCCTCGCCACGACCGTCGACCTCCGTTCCCTGTACGCCATACCGAAACGGATCCCCGATCACGCCGTCGCGGCGGCGAAGCTCGCGCCTGTCCTGGCGACTCCCGCAGCGACGATCCGCGCCGCGCTGGACTCGGGCGCCGAATGGCTCTACCTGAAACGGCGTCTGCCCGAGCCGGTCGCGCGCGCGGTCGAGGCTCTTGCGATCCCCGGTCTGGGTTTCGAGCCCGAGCCGAAGCGCCTTTATCCGAATGACGCGCTGGCCGCTCACGTCCTGGGTTTCGTGAACGACGAGGGCGTCGGCCAGTACGGTGTCGAGGGCGCGTACGACAAGGTGCTACGCGGCGTCCCAGGCCGGCTCGTCGTCGAACGTGACGGGAAGGATCGCGAGCTCGCGCTCGGTCTCCGGACCGCCGTGCCGCCGAAGAACGGCGCGGATCTCGTCCTCACGATCGACGTCGTCGTGCAGACCGCGGCCGAGCAGGCGCTCCGACGCGCGGTCGAACGCGAGAAGGCTCCGGGCGGCTCGATCATCGTCCTGGACCCACGCGACGGGGCGATCCTCGCGCTCGCGTCCTGGCCGACCTTCGATCCAGCACGCGTCGCGGTCGCAGATCCTTTGTCACTGCAAGACCGCGCGGTGTCATGGACGTTCGAGCCGGGATCGACGATGAAGGCGGTCACGATCGCGGCTGGGATCGACAAGGGAGTCGTGACGCCGACGACGACCTACGAAGACAAGGGCTGCATGGTCATCGGTGGACGGCGGCTGTGCAACGCGCAGGGCAAGGTCTATGGGACGACGACCGTCACGCAGATCCTCGAGCGCTCCGCGAACGCGGGCGCGGTGTTCGTCGCGTCCAAGCTTGGCCAGGAGCCGCTGTACCAGTACCTGCGCGCTTTCGGGTTCGGAGACGCAACCGGCATCGATCTGGCCGCCGAGGCCTCGGGTGCGGTACGTCCACTGGCGGAGTGGTATCCCGTGGATGTCGGCACGGTCGCGTACGGTCAGGGCATCGCCGTGACCCCGCTGCAGCTCGCGATGGCGTATGCGGCGATCGCGAACGGCGGCACGCTGTACCGGCCGCACGTGGTGGCGGCGACGCGCGATGCGGATGGGGAGCACCGCACCGCGCCGGTCGCCATCCGCAGCCCGATCGGTGCCGACACCGCCGACACGCTGCGCACGATGCTCGTGTCCACGGTCGATCGTGGCATCGCGCATGGAGCGAGCTTGCCTGGCTACAGCGTCGGCGGGAAGACGGGCACCGCGCAGATCCCCAGCGACGACGGCCGGTACGTCGACGATGCCTACATCTCGTCGTTCGCGGGCTTCGTCCCAGCGAGCGATCCTCGCTTTGCCGTCGTCGTCGTGCTCGAGCGGCCCCAGACGAAGCTGCTCGGGACCGTCACGGCGATGGATGCGTTCCATGATCTCGCTCTTGACGTGCTCCGTAACGCGCGCGTGCAGCCGGACCGGCCCTGA